ATGAGCAGTGCCTTGCCTCCCCTGACTCCATGTAATGAAAAGATTTGTCTTGGGTGAAAAAGATGGTACTTTCTTTTCGAAAGGGGCTAGTATGGTCTCCATAATTGCAGGAAGAGGCCGTGTGCTGAAAATGTCAAAGCCCCAGTTTGCCCAATGAATGCCTTACACCAAAGGAATCCCAGCTATGCCTCAGTCGCACAACTCCGTCGGACAATCGGTCTTTGGCTCGCTCAGTCCTGATTTTGTTCTTACGGCAGTTGAAAAATCCCTTGGTGTGCGTTGCAGTAATTTATGCCGACCTTTAAACAGTTATATCAACAGGGTTTTTGAGTTAGAAAGTGTTGACGGTAAAGGGTTAATCGCCAAATTTTACCGTCCGGGGCGATGGTCGAAGCAGGCCTTGCAGGATGAGCATGATTTCCTGCGGGAGTTGGACGCCGACGAGATCCCGATTGTGGCACCTTTACAGCAATTTGACGGTTCAACACTGGGGACAGTCGATACGATTCATTTTGCCGTTTTTCCCAAAAAAAGTGGGCGAAGTTATGATGAATATGTTGATGAGCAGTGGCTTGAATTAGGGCGCTTGCTGGGCCGGACCCATGTTGTCGGGGCAACACATCTGCCCAAGGATAGAATTATACTGGCGCCAGACAAGGCAACCAGGGAGCAGCTTGATTATCTGCTTGATGGTTGCTTTATTCAGCCGGCACTGGCTAAAGAGTTCAAAGAGGTTACCGCGGCTATAGTTAAAGAGATTACTCCACTGTTTACCGGAGTTGAAATGATTCGCATTCATGGCGACTGTCATTTCTCTAATCTTATCTATCGTCCGAATGAATCATTTTTTATTATTGATTTTGATGATATGGCCGTTGGTCCGCCTGTGCAGGATTTCTGGATGCTGCTTCCCGGTTATCGGGAAGACTCACTGTTGGAGATTGACCTTTTTCTGGAAGGCTATGAGATGTTTCGTGAGTTCGATTGGCACTCTTTGCGGCTTATCGAGCCTTTAAGGGCCATGCGCTATATTCATTATATGGCGTGGTGCGCCCATCAGGTTGCTGAGGATGGATTGTCGCGGGTAGCACATGATTTTGGCACATCGGCCTATTGGCGGCGTGAAATCAACGATCTTTCTGAGCAGTTACAGCGCATCCGCACTGCCCCGAAGGCCTCGGGCAATTTTTAATGCGAAATTGCCACGAATATAGGTCGTTATTTTTTTAACACAAAATTCCCCGACTATGAAAATCGATGTATCGAGCGGATTCTATAGCTCAAAAAAAATCCCACTGTGGCTGGTTCATCTGCTCATGCTTCTTTCTACCGTAGTAGTTTCCAGCTCGTTTACGGTGGGGGCGGCAATTACCAGGAGCCTTGATCCTGCCGTTCTTTTGCTGGTCCGATATATCCTTGCCTTACTGTTTTTGGCCCCCTTCTATGTGGCAAAGCACGCTTTGTCCCGCCCGACCATACGTCAACTCGGCGGTTACATGACCATAAGCATAAGCACTGTTGGTTTTTTCTGGTGCATGTTTGAATCGCTGCGTTACACGACTGCCCTTAATACCAGTATGATATTTACGCTGGTACCAGGCATATCGGGGCTCTACAGCATGATTTTTTTAAAGGAGCGACTGGGGAGGTATCGTGTTTTTGCCTTAGTCCTTGGCCTGGTTGGTGCGCTCTGGGTTATATTCAGAGGTGATATCAGCCAGCTGGTAGCTATGAACATTAATAGCGGAGATGTACTGTTTCTGCTGGGCTGTTTTTTAATGGCAGCCTATACGCCTCTGGTCAAAAAGGTGCACACTAGCGAGTCAATGGTGTTTATGACGTTCTGGGTGCTGTTCTGCGGCGCTGTCTTACTGCTGCTTATCTCTCTGCCGAAGCTGGCAACTGTCGATTGGCCAGGGCTTGAGATGTCGGTCTGGTTGGGGATAGTCTATCTTGCCCTCTTTTCAACTGTGGTCACTTTTTATCTGACAAATCTTGCGACTCTATACCTCGGGCCTACACGAGTTATGGCCTACAGCTATTTTTATCCGGCTTTCGTGGTGTTGATTAACTGGAGTTTTGGCATAAGTCTGCCCCCGGCGATCGTGCTCCCTGGGGTGATAATTGTCAGCATCTCAACAATTGTTATTCAGAGAGGCGCAGCTGAGCAGATGGCCTTATCAAAGAGTCGGCAGGAACAGCAGTAGAATTTTAAGGCAGACAAAGCTGTATAGCCCTGCAACAACATCATCAAGCACCACACCAAGTCCGCCATTCACATGTCTGTCAAACCAGGAAACCGGAAATGGTTTGAAGATGTCGAAAAGTCTGAACAGGATAAAACCCAGAAATAAAATTAGCGGTGTTGCCGGCAGGGCAAAGAGGGCAATCAGCATACCAACCACCTCCGGCAAAACGCCGCTTTTCTCCAACCAGTTGATCAAATCGTTAAAGGAAAATTTTCTCAGTGGCGATCAAAGTATTCTTTTCTTAAACCGGCGCGGCTATGCCCAGCTCATGCTTTGTCAGTCCTGCGGCAAAACTCTACAGTGCGATCATTGCAATATCTCTTTGACCCTGCACCAAAGTAAAGACAAACTTGCCTGCCATTACTGCGGCTTTTCTCGAAAAACCGCCACTTTATGCCCTAATTGCCAGTCCGAAACTTTAATTTCTGTCGGCTTTGGCACTGAACGAGTGGAAAGTGAACTGAAAAAAATTATACCCCAGGCCCGTATCGCCCGTCTTGATCGTGACACAACCCTTAAACGCCATGATTTTATAAAAATCTTACGAGAGGTTCATCACCGGGAAGTTGACGTTCTTATCGGCACCCAGATGGTCGCCAAAGGGCATCATTTCCCCGGGGTTACACTGGTTGGGGTTATCTGGGCTGATGCCAGCCTTGGCATTCCTGACTATAAGTCCAGTGAGCGAACCTTCCAGATACTTACCCAGGTTTTCGGCAGAGCCGGCCGCGGCGACAAACCGGGACGAGTCATTGTCCAGACCCACTACCCCGACCACTACTCCATCAAAACAGCTCAATCCCATGAATACACCGTACTTTTTGATCAGGAGATCGCACTTCGCAAAGCGCTTTCCTACCCTCCCTTCAGCCGGCTGATCAATATCCGTTTCGAAGGGAAACAGATGAAGGCGGTTGGCAACTGTGCCCAGGCAGTTGCAAAATATGTAAAAAATCATACACTTAGACAAAGCATGGAAGTTCTTGGCCCTTCACCCGCCCCTCTATCCATCCTCCGTGACCTGCATCGCTGGCAGTTGCTTATTAAGAGCAGCAACCTTACTGTATTAAGCACAATCTGTGAGGCACTTAAGCTCTACAA
The sequence above is a segment of the Desulfobulbaceae bacterium genome. Coding sequences within it:
- a CDS encoding serine/threonine protein kinase, producing the protein MPQSHNSVGQSVFGSLSPDFVLTAVEKSLGVRCSNLCRPLNSYINRVFELESVDGKGLIAKFYRPGRWSKQALQDEHDFLRELDADEIPIVAPLQQFDGSTLGTVDTIHFAVFPKKSGRSYDEYVDEQWLELGRLLGRTHVVGATHLPKDRIILAPDKATREQLDYLLDGCFIQPALAKEFKEVTAAIVKEITPLFTGVEMIRIHGDCHFSNLIYRPNESFFIIDFDDMAVGPPVQDFWMLLPGYREDSLLEIDLFLEGYEMFREFDWHSLRLIEPLRAMRYIHYMAWCAHQVAEDGLSRVAHDFGTSAYWRREINDLSEQLQRIRTAPKASGNF
- a CDS encoding DMT family transporter translates to MKIDVSSGFYSSKKIPLWLVHLLMLLSTVVVSSSFTVGAAITRSLDPAVLLLVRYILALLFLAPFYVAKHALSRPTIRQLGGYMTISISTVGFFWCMFESLRYTTALNTSMIFTLVPGISGLYSMIFLKERLGRYRVFALVLGLVGALWVIFRGDISQLVAMNINSGDVLFLLGCFLMAAYTPLVKKVHTSESMVFMTFWVLFCGAVLLLLISLPKLATVDWPGLEMSVWLGIVYLALFSTVVTFYLTNLATLYLGPTRVMAYSYFYPAFVVLINWSFGISLPPAIVLPGVIIVSISTIVIQRGAAEQMALSKSRQEQQ
- a CDS encoding phosphatidylglycerophosphatase A; translation: MLIALFALPATPLILFLGFILFRLFDIFKPFPVSWFDRHVNGGLGVVLDDVVAGLYSFVCLKILLLFLPTL
- the priA gene encoding primosomal protein N'; protein product: MIKSLKENFLSGDQSILFLNRRGYAQLMLCQSCGKTLQCDHCNISLTLHQSKDKLACHYCGFSRKTATLCPNCQSETLISVGFGTERVESELKKIIPQARIARLDRDTTLKRHDFIKILREVHHREVDVLIGTQMVAKGHHFPGVTLVGVIWADASLGIPDYKSSERTFQILTQVFGRAGRGDKPGRVIVQTHYPDHYSIKTAQSHEYTVLFDQEIALRKALSYPPFSRLINIRFEGKQMKAVGNCAQAVAKYVKNHTLRQSMEVLGPSPAPLSILRDLHRWQLLIKSSNLTVLSTICEALKLYKTKLSGMSSVKLTIDVDPESML